The Shewanella pealeana ATCC 700345 genome contains the following window.
ATAAGGGTATTAGGGTTACATGAGATATAAACGATACGCTCATAACCTTGCACAAGCTTAACCGTATCCGCATCTAGCCCAGCTCGTGGTGGGTCAACAAAAATGGTATTACAGTTATAACTATCTAAATCGATACCTTCTAAGCGTCTAAAGCTGCGCTTCTTCGCCATAGCTTCGGTAAAGTCTTCTGCTGACATACGGATGATCTGCAGGTTCTCGACTTGGTTAACTTTGATATTGTATTGCGCTGACTCAACAGAAGGCTTGGCCAGTTCAGTTGCTAATACGCGCTCAAAGTTTTGTGCTAACGCGATAGAGAAGTTACCGTTACCACAATAAAGCTCTAGTAGATCACCACTGCTATTCTTGGTGATATCAATAGCCCACTCAAGCATCTTAACTGACACCTTACCGTTTGGCTGAGTGAAGCTGTTCTCAATCTGATGATACTGTAGTTGTTTGCCAGCAACATTGAGTGACTCAACCACGAAGTCTTTATCAAAGATGATCTTCTGCTTACGCGCTCGGCCAATTAAGTTTACGTTAAACTGGGTGCTAAGAGTTTGTTTAAGGATTTTAGCCTGTTGTTCCCACTCACTATCCAGCTGCTTGTGATATAACAGTGAAACTAAAATCTCGCCGCTTAGCGTGGACAAGAAATCAATTTGGAACAGACGGTGGCGTAAAATAGTATTCGGCTTTAATAACTCTACTAAAGCAGGCATCATTTTATTAATCAATTCGCTTGCCGGCAGGAACTGATCACAACGAACTTTACTATTAAGCTCTTTATCAAACATATAGTAATAGAGGTCTTCACCTTCATGCCAAACTCTAAACTCAGCACGCATACGGTAGTGAGCAGGTTCGGAACTGAATGTTTCCAGTTCAGGGGTATCAAAATCAGCAAATAACTGCTTTAACTTGACGCACTTTGCTTCTAGTTGCACATCATAGGTTGTAGGATCCATTGCTGCTAAATTCATATCTTGATCACCGTTGGCATTAAATTAGGGGCGGAATATTATACTAGATAGCTGGGATGTCCAGTTTCTCACTTCCGATTTTTCCTAGGTTGTGGGAAAATTCTAAAGCAATATAGCCAATCATGCTGTTTGTAAGACCTAACGACGTTTCTTTTATGTGTATCGAAATCATTATTACCCTATAGCGGAGAATACTTTTGTTTGGACCTATTCTTATTTTTGACTCAGGGATCGGTGGACTATCGATTTTCGATGAGATCAGAAAAGTATTACCCGATCAAGATTGCTGCTATCTATTCGATAATGCCCGTTTACCTTATGGTGAGTTAGAAGAGTCGGTTCTTATTAAAGGTTGTGTAGAGCTTATTTGCGAACAGGCACTTAAGATCGATGCATCATTAGTTGTTGTTGCCTGCAATTCGGCAAGTACTTTAGTGCTCCCTGGTTTACGAGAAAGATTATCTATTCCTATTGTAGGGGTTGTGCCAGCAATTAAACCCGCTGCAAAGTTATCTATAGCAAGGCATATTGGTTTACTGGCAACGCCAGGTACGATTAAGCGATCCTATACCAGAGAGTTAATTGAACAATTTGCCGATGGATGCAAGGTAGAGCTTTTTGGCTCATCTGAACTCGTGATGTTGGCTGAGGCCAAACTTGCAGGGGAAAGCGTAGATTTGATTAAGCTGAGAGCTCAACTAGAGCCTATTCGTCAATCGAAGTTAGACACCCTAGTTCTAGGATGTACTCACTTTCCTATAATAGCGAGCGAGATGCAGCAGATCTTAGGTAATGGAGTTAAGTTACTCGATTCAGGAGTTGCAATCGCCCAGAGGGTCGTTTTTCTGCTTAACGAGTTTTCGCTGGATAAAGTCGTTGATAATAGAACGAAGAATTTAACGGCAATTTATACTACGGCAGAGATATCGGCGGGTTTAACAACCAGACTAGCTGAAAAAGGCTTCACTAAGATAGTGTCACGCTCTTCAGCCAATCTAGGTTAGCTATACATCTTTATTATGCGTTATCACTTTTATCGGAATCTTGAGATTTAGCCTCACGCACTTTTAATGTTCTTTCTTGGAAATCGAATTCATTCAATTTTGTCATAGCTTTCTTAGCGCCAGCTTCTGACATTTCAATAAATCCAAAACCTTTACGACGGCCAGTCTTACGATCACGAACTAAACGTACAGAGTTTACTGGGCCAAACTCACCAAATAGAGCTTTTACTTCTCCTTCGTGTACACGATAAGGAAGATTACCTACATATAGAGTCATGGTTGGACCGCTATATGGTTCATTACTATTAGTTGTAGAAGCAGGCGTTTTAGATTGAAGAGAAAAAATAACGCTCGCGATGATAGCACCAGTAAAGAAAGCGATGGCGCCGTTTAGATCCGGTGCGATTTGAAAAATAGCGAGTGCACCAATAATGGCTACGGCCAATACGATCAAGAATGACTTCTGCATAAATATAATCTCTAAAGAAAAAATGAATTGATAACTAACTGTTAATAACCAGACTATGGTAATGAATTATTAGCCAATAGACTAGTGTGTTGCTGAAAAAATGAACTTTATCTGTCGCCTAGTAAAAAAGTGGTGCAGATTTAGCCATAAAAAGTAGGATAAATAAGCAGTAAATGGGGCTTTGCTGAAAAGTTCAGCAGGCGAGCATTTTTTTAAGAAAAAGCGCTTGCGCTCTTTTCGAATCTCCCTATAATGCGACCCCACTGACACGGTGAAGCAGGCAACTAGCCAAGCTAACAGGGTTAGAGAGATTAACTTCTACGGAAATTAGCCTCAGGTGACAAACGCTTTAAGAGCTTCGGGTAATGACTTCTGATTAAGAAATCATCGTTTGAAAAACTTCTTAAAATAAGCGCTTGACGCCGACAATGGAGAGTGTAGAATACGCCTCCTCAGCCAAACGACCTAAGCGTCTAAGGCGAAGTCTGAAAGACGACTTCACGCTCTTTAACAATATGACAAGCAAATCTGTGTGGACACTCACAGAGATTAAGTTATTCGAAATTGTCTCTCACGAGGCAATCAAAAATTGACTTAATGAATGAGTGTTCATAGCAATATGTAATACAGAATTCGTTGAGCCGCTGATTTAGCCTTACTTGTAAGGTGGAAGAAGCAAAAAAACTTTAATTGAAGAGTTTGATCATGGCTCAGATTGAACGCTGGCGGCAGGCCTAACACATGCAAGTCGAGCGGTAACACAAGGGAGCTTGCTCCTGAGGTGACGAGCGGCGGACGGGTGAGTAATGCCTAGGTATCTGCCCAGTCGAGGGGGATAACAGTTGGAAACGACTGCTAATACCGCATACGCCCTACGGGGGAAAGGAGGGGACCTTCGGGCCTTCCGCGATTGGATGAACCTAGGTGGGATTAGCTAGTTGGTGAGGTAATGGCTCACCAAGGCGACGATCCCTAGCTGGTCTGAGAGGATGATCAGCCACACTGGAACTGAGACACGGTCCAGACTCCTACGGGAGGCAGCAGTGGGGAATATTGCACAATGGGCGAAAGCCTGATGCAGCCATGCCGCGTGTGTGAAGAAGGCCTTCGGGTTGTAAAGCACTTTCAGCGAGGAGGAAAGCTCAAGCGTTAATAGCGTTTGGGTGTGACGTTACTCGCAGAAGAAGCACCGGCTAACTTCGTGCCAGCAGCCGCGGTAATACGAGGGGTGCAAGCGTTAATCGGAATTACTGGGCGTAAAGCGTACGCAGGCGGTTTGTTAAGCAAGATGTGAAAGCCCCGGGCTCAACCTGGGAACTGCATTTTGAACTGGCAAACTAGAGTCTTGTAGAGGGGGGTAGAATTTCAGGTGTAGCGGTGAAATGCGTAGAGATCTGAAGGAATACCGGTGGCGAAGGCGGCCCCCTGGACAAAGACTGACGCTCAGGTACGAAAGCGTGGGGAGCAAACAGGATT
Protein-coding sequences here:
- the murI gene encoding glutamate racemase, whose amino-acid sequence is MFGPILIFDSGIGGLSIFDEIRKVLPDQDCCYLFDNARLPYGELEESVLIKGCVELICEQALKIDASLVVVACNSASTLVLPGLRERLSIPIVGVVPAIKPAAKLSIARHIGLLATPGTIKRSYTRELIEQFADGCKVELFGSSELVMLAEAKLAGESVDLIKLRAQLEPIRQSKLDTLVLGCTHFPIIASEMQQILGNGVKLLDSGVAIAQRVVFLLNEFSLDKVVDNRTKNLTAIYTTAEISAGLTTRLAEKGFTKIVSRSSANLG
- a CDS encoding RNA recognition motif domain-containing protein; the encoded protein is MQKSFLIVLAVAIIGALAIFQIAPDLNGAIAFFTGAIIASVIFSLQSKTPASTTNSNEPYSGPTMTLYVGNLPYRVHEGEVKALFGEFGPVNSVRLVRDRKTGRRKGFGFIEMSEAGAKKAMTKLNEFDFQERTLKVREAKSQDSDKSDNA
- the trmA gene encoding tRNA (uridine(54)-C5)-methyltransferase TrmA, translating into MNLAAMDPTTYDVQLEAKCVKLKQLFADFDTPELETFSSEPAHYRMRAEFRVWHEGEDLYYYMFDKELNSKVRCDQFLPASELINKMMPALVELLKPNTILRHRLFQIDFLSTLSGEILVSLLYHKQLDSEWEQQAKILKQTLSTQFNVNLIGRARKQKIIFDKDFVVESLNVAGKQLQYHQIENSFTQPNGKVSVKMLEWAIDITKNSSGDLLELYCGNGNFSIALAQNFERVLATELAKPSVESAQYNIKVNQVENLQIIRMSAEDFTEAMAKKRSFRRLEGIDLDSYNCNTIFVDPPRAGLDADTVKLVQGYERIVYISCNPNTLIDNLAELSKTHKITRFALFDQFPYTDHMESGVFLEKK